The Iamia majanohamensis genome window below encodes:
- a CDS encoding AAA family ATPase produces MITRSPFPFQGPLAPEQVTGREELGRDLAERLLQRRVTALLGPRRYGKTSLLKRVTADLAQVGPETVWIDLYELSSMADLASAVDQGLASVTSPLARTLRDIAGSLSLRLGVLGLELARSRRDRPDPVLSLRALLRVLVRAAERQPLVVVFDEFSGIGDVKKAPGVLRTELQHHYQDLSIVFAGSQPSTMRALFTDQAEPFFAQADLVEIGPLADNAVAAVVEDGFAGTGRGAGGVVPDLVHFVDGHPQRAMQMADALWRRTDEGATATAETWEAALADVRASVDAGSERLFALLPSGQQRTLRVVANGGSVFGTAADVVDLAPGTAQAAVESLVGNGYLARGDRLQVVDPLLADWLRRRFPF; encoded by the coding sequence GTGATCACCCGGAGCCCCTTCCCGTTCCAGGGGCCGTTGGCCCCCGAGCAGGTCACCGGGCGCGAGGAGCTGGGGCGCGACCTGGCCGAGCGCCTGCTCCAGCGCCGGGTCACCGCCCTGCTGGGGCCGCGGCGCTACGGCAAGACCAGCCTGCTGAAGCGGGTCACCGCCGACTTGGCCCAGGTCGGGCCCGAGACGGTGTGGATCGACCTCTACGAGCTCAGCTCCATGGCCGACTTGGCCAGCGCGGTCGACCAGGGCCTGGCCTCGGTCACCAGCCCGCTGGCCCGCACCCTGCGCGACATCGCCGGCTCGCTCTCGCTCCGCCTCGGCGTGCTGGGCCTCGAGCTGGCCCGCAGCCGGCGCGACCGCCCCGACCCCGTGCTGTCGCTGCGGGCCCTGCTGCGGGTCCTCGTCCGCGCCGCCGAGCGCCAACCCCTCGTGGTGGTGTTCGACGAGTTCTCCGGGATCGGCGACGTGAAGAAGGCCCCCGGGGTGCTGCGGACCGAGCTCCAGCACCACTACCAGGACCTCTCGATCGTGTTCGCCGGCTCGCAGCCGTCGACCATGCGCGCCCTCTTCACCGACCAGGCCGAGCCCTTCTTCGCCCAGGCCGACCTGGTCGAGATCGGCCCGCTGGCCGACAACGCCGTGGCCGCGGTCGTCGAGGACGGCTTCGCCGGCACCGGCCGCGGCGCGGGCGGGGTGGTGCCCGACCTGGTGCACTTCGTCGACGGCCACCCGCAGCGGGCCATGCAGATGGCCGACGCCCTGTGGCGGCGCACCGACGAGGGGGCCACGGCGACGGCCGAGACCTGGGAGGCGGCGCTGGCCGACGTGCGGGCGTCGGTCGACGCCGGCTCGGAGCGGCTCTTCGCCCTGCTCCCGTCGGGCCAGCAGCGCACCCTCCGCGTGGTCGCCAACGGCGGCAGCGTGTTCGGGACCGCCGCCGACGTGGTGGACCTGGCCCCGGGCACGGCGCAGGCCGCGGTCGAGAGCCTGGTCGGCAACGGGTACCTGGCCCGGGGCGACCGCCTCCAGGTCGTCGACCCGCTCCTCGCCGACTGGCTCCGGCGCCGGTTCCCCTTCTGA
- a CDS encoding dihydrofolate reductase family protein, translating to MAPTRVADISMSLDGYVTGPAPGPAAGLGEGGEPLHTWAMASDDATDAEVLASATEATGAVVMGRRLFDVVDGPQGWDDEVGYGAAHAATPPVVVVTHDPPSTWRLGDRITFAPDGVAAALDQAEARMGDGDGEVVVMGGGEVVRQAVEHGLVAQLRIHLAPIVLGGGTSLFPAGTARRALLPVEVRPTPHATHITYELR from the coding sequence ATGGCACCGACGAGGGTGGCCGACATCTCGATGAGCCTCGACGGCTACGTGACCGGGCCCGCCCCCGGTCCGGCCGCCGGCCTGGGCGAGGGGGGCGAGCCCCTCCACACCTGGGCCATGGCCAGCGACGACGCCACCGACGCCGAGGTACTGGCCTCGGCGACCGAGGCCACCGGAGCGGTGGTGATGGGTCGTCGCCTGTTCGACGTCGTCGACGGACCGCAGGGCTGGGACGACGAGGTGGGCTACGGCGCAGCCCACGCGGCGACGCCCCCGGTGGTGGTGGTGACCCACGACCCCCCGAGCACGTGGCGGCTGGGCGACCGCATCACCTTCGCCCCCGACGGCGTGGCCGCAGCCCTCGACCAGGCGGAGGCCCGCATGGGCGACGGCGACGGCGAGGTCGTCGTCATGGGCGGCGGCGAGGTCGTGCGCCAGGCCGTCGAGCACGGGCTCGTCGCACAGCTGCGCATCCACCTGGCCCCGATCGTCCTGGGGGGTGGCACCTCGCTGTTCCCGGCCGGCACGGCCCGGCGGGCCCTGCTGCCGGTCGAGGTCCGTCCCACCCCCCACGCCACCCACATCACCTACGAGCTGCGCTGA
- a CDS encoding Rieske 2Fe-2S domain-containing protein: MRATSIGHAGILVETHAGSILCDPWFVPAFHGSWFPFPRNDQLSDDLLARIEGADFLYVSHLHGDHHDEPWLRRHLRRDIPILLPGFPTKEQQRTLAALGFTEFVRTVDTEELEIAPGLTVAIHIESSITDGPGGDSALVVSDGESILVDQNDCRTNDLGQLGAHGPVDLQFLQFSGAIWYPMVYEMPEEEKARLCRAKVESQFSRAMRYVEKVGSRYVVPSAGPPCFLDEDLFPFNVVTGDEPSIFPDQTEFLARLDAAGHQGLLNIPGTTIEVTPGGVEVTHPLPDDEVEAIFADKGAYLRRYQADWAPWLHDLKAGWARPSTDLLATLREWWEPLLAMAPTLRQQVGANMLLRAGDLDVLVDFPAGEVRAWDGEPYAFRFDIARELVETVVEQRAVDWSNSLLLSLRFTAWRESEFNEYVYNFLKSLSRLRMRRAEAEVVRKLTPQSELEAAQEPDIRIGDHVVQRRCPHRNADLAAFGEIDGCELVCTLHGWRFDLDTGRCLTSADHPLRVRPADEPAPSAEHAT; this comes from the coding sequence ATGCGCGCCACGTCGATCGGCCACGCCGGGATCCTGGTCGAGACCCACGCCGGGTCGATCCTGTGCGACCCGTGGTTCGTGCCCGCCTTCCACGGCTCGTGGTTCCCCTTCCCCCGCAACGACCAGCTCTCCGACGACCTCCTGGCCCGCATCGAGGGCGCCGACTTCCTCTACGTGTCGCACCTCCACGGCGACCACCACGACGAGCCCTGGCTGCGCCGGCACCTGCGCCGCGACATCCCGATCCTGCTCCCGGGCTTCCCGACCAAGGAGCAGCAGCGCACCCTGGCCGCCCTCGGCTTCACCGAGTTCGTGCGCACCGTCGACACCGAGGAGCTGGAGATCGCCCCGGGGCTGACGGTGGCGATCCACATCGAGTCCTCGATCACCGACGGCCCCGGGGGCGACTCGGCCCTGGTCGTCTCCGACGGCGAGTCGATCCTGGTCGACCAGAACGACTGCCGGACCAACGACCTGGGCCAGCTGGGCGCCCACGGCCCCGTCGACCTCCAGTTCCTCCAGTTCTCCGGGGCGATCTGGTACCCGATGGTCTACGAGATGCCCGAGGAGGAGAAGGCCCGCCTGTGCCGGGCGAAGGTCGAGTCCCAGTTCTCCCGGGCCATGCGGTACGTGGAGAAGGTCGGGTCCCGCTACGTCGTCCCCTCCGCCGGGCCCCCCTGCTTCCTCGACGAGGACCTGTTCCCGTTCAACGTGGTCACCGGCGACGAGCCGTCGATCTTCCCGGACCAGACCGAGTTCCTGGCCCGCCTCGACGCGGCCGGGCACCAGGGCCTGCTCAACATCCCCGGCACCACCATCGAGGTGACCCCCGGCGGGGTCGAGGTCACCCACCCCCTGCCCGACGACGAGGTGGAGGCGATCTTCGCCGACAAGGGCGCCTACCTCCGTCGCTACCAGGCCGACTGGGCCCCGTGGCTGCACGACCTGAAGGCCGGGTGGGCCCGGCCCTCGACCGACCTCCTGGCCACCCTCCGGGAGTGGTGGGAGCCCCTGCTGGCCATGGCCCCCACGCTGCGCCAGCAGGTCGGGGCCAACATGCTGCTCCGGGCCGGCGACCTGGACGTGCTGGTGGACTTCCCGGCCGGCGAGGTGCGGGCCTGGGACGGGGAGCCCTACGCCTTCCGCTTCGACATCGCCCGCGAGCTGGTCGAGACCGTCGTCGAGCAGCGGGCCGTCGACTGGTCGAACTCGCTGCTGCTGTCGCTGCGGTTCACCGCGTGGCGGGAGAGCGAGTTCAACGAGTACGTCTACAACTTCCTGAAGTCGCTGTCGCGGCTGCGGATGCGCCGGGCCGAGGCCGAGGTCGTCCGCAAGCTCACCCCCCAGAGCGAGCTGGAGGCGGCCCAGGAGCCCGACATCCGCATCGGCGACCACGTCGTCCAGCGCCGCTGCCCCCACCGCAACGCGGACCTGGCCGCCTTCGGCGAGATCGACGGCTGCGAGCTGGTCTGCACCCTCCACGGGTGGCGCTTCGACCTCGACACCGGCCGTTGTCTGACCTCAGCGGACCACCCGCTCCGGGTCCGCCCCGCGGATGAGCCGGCCCCGTCGGCCGAGCACGCGACCTGA
- the yihA gene encoding ribosome biogenesis GTP-binding protein YihA/YsxC produces MASPATRPLSLRFVTSADALARLPATRAEVAVVGRSNVGKSSLLNALANRTGLAHVSKTPGRTRLLNCFAFEEPGLEDATLVDCPGYGYAKAPQKMRAGWQQMIEGYLLGREELETILVLVDGAVGPTPLDVQMVEWLEHHERPFTIVATKHDKVKPSGRDRRKRDLAAGLGLDPGEVLWTSASKGVNVDRARALVRGLVAP; encoded by the coding sequence ATGGCGTCGCCTGCCACCCGGCCCCTCTCGCTGCGCTTCGTGACCTCGGCCGACGCCCTGGCCCGCCTGCCCGCCACCCGGGCCGAGGTGGCCGTGGTCGGGCGGTCCAACGTGGGCAAGTCCTCGCTGCTCAACGCCCTGGCCAACCGCACCGGCCTCGCCCACGTGTCCAAGACGCCGGGGCGGACCCGCCTGCTCAACTGCTTCGCCTTCGAGGAGCCCGGCCTCGAGGACGCCACCCTGGTCGACTGCCCGGGCTACGGCTACGCCAAGGCCCCCCAGAAGATGCGGGCCGGGTGGCAGCAGATGATCGAGGGCTACCTGCTGGGGCGGGAGGAGCTGGAGACCATCCTGGTGCTGGTGGACGGGGCCGTCGGCCCCACCCCCCTCGACGTGCAGATGGTGGAGTGGCTGGAGCACCACGAGCGGCCCTTCACGATCGTCGCCACCAAGCACGACAAGGTGAAGCCCTCGGGGCGCGACCGCCGCAAGCGGGACCTGGCCGCGGGGCTGGGCCTCGACCCCGGCGAGGTGCTCTGGACCAGCGCGTCCAAGGGCGTGAACGTCGACCGGGCCCGGGCCCTGGTCCGGGGCCTGGTCGCCCCCTGA
- a CDS encoding VOC family protein, producing the protein MPASAEPLSVTGIDHIVIRVPDVAPVAAWYRDELGLVLDGLDEVLAGTRLFATLRVDATTIIDLLPGERTGENVDHVAFVVDDDVDALAASGRFEVVSGPADLSGARGQGRGVYVRDPAGNLVELRSYPG; encoded by the coding sequence ATGCCCGCCTCTGCCGAACCGCTCTCCGTCACCGGCATCGACCACATCGTGATCCGGGTGCCCGACGTGGCCCCCGTCGCGGCCTGGTACCGCGACGAGCTGGGCCTGGTGCTCGACGGCCTCGACGAGGTGCTGGCCGGCACCCGCCTCTTCGCCACCCTGCGGGTCGACGCCACCACCATCATCGACCTGCTCCCGGGCGAGCGCACCGGCGAGAACGTCGACCACGTGGCCTTCGTGGTCGACGACGACGTCGACGCCCTGGCCGCGTCGGGGCGCTTCGAGGTCGTCTCCGGCCCCGCCGACCTCTCCGGGGCCCGGGGCCAAGGGCGCGGCGTCTACGTCCGCGACCCCGCCGGCAACCTCGTCGAGCTCCGCTCCTACCCCGGCTGA
- a CDS encoding carboxymuconolactone decarboxylase family protein, producing the protein MSPPRPSEPRIAPLAAEDMDDRQRQLMEQVGLGGPTVNIFATLVRHPGLFRHWLPFGGKLLAGRLPARDRELLVLRTGWRCRSEYEWAQHVVVGRQAGLSDEEIARVAEGPDADGWDEGDRLLLVAADELHDDACITDATWAALAARYDEHQLVEVPMVVGHYHLVSFTLNSLGVPLEDGAERFPDGGA; encoded by the coding sequence ATGAGCCCGCCCCGACCGTCCGAGCCCCGCATCGCCCCCCTCGCGGCGGAGGACATGGACGACCGCCAGCGCCAGCTCATGGAGCAGGTCGGCCTGGGCGGGCCCACCGTCAACATCTTCGCCACGCTCGTCCGCCACCCGGGGCTCTTCCGCCACTGGCTCCCGTTCGGCGGCAAGCTCCTCGCCGGCCGCCTCCCGGCCCGCGACCGCGAGCTGCTGGTGCTCCGCACCGGCTGGCGCTGCCGGTCCGAGTACGAGTGGGCCCAGCACGTCGTGGTCGGGCGCCAGGCCGGGCTCTCCGACGAGGAGATCGCCCGGGTGGCCGAGGGGCCCGACGCCGACGGCTGGGACGAGGGCGACCGGCTCCTGCTGGTCGCGGCGGACGAGCTCCACGACGACGCCTGCATCACCGACGCCACCTGGGCCGCCCTGGCGGCGCGCTACGACGAGCACCAGCTGGTCGAGGTGCCCATGGTCGTGGGCCACTACCACCTGGTGTCGTTCACCCTGAACAGCCTGGGCGTCCCCCTCGAGGACGGCGCCGAGCGGTTCCCGGACGGCGGGGCCTGA
- a CDS encoding metallophosphoesterase family protein, translating into MAPPPPVRALVVADTHLTGAHLDRMPGEVWAMAEEADVVLHAGDVLDAEVLTALAARAPLHAVRGNNDHDLPDLPEVRELALGGVAVALVHDSGPTAGRHRRLARRFPTAEVVVFGHSHAPLVEREGAGPLLVNPGSPVQRRRQPVHTVAWLHLAPGAARAEVVEVGPLAHAGG; encoded by the coding sequence GTGGCTCCCCCGCCCCCCGTGCGCGCCCTCGTCGTGGCCGACACCCACCTCACCGGCGCCCACCTCGACCGGATGCCGGGCGAGGTGTGGGCCATGGCCGAGGAGGCCGACGTGGTGCTGCACGCCGGCGACGTCCTCGACGCCGAGGTCCTCACCGCCCTCGCGGCGCGGGCCCCGCTCCACGCCGTGCGGGGCAACAACGACCACGACCTGCCCGACCTCCCCGAGGTGCGGGAGCTGGCCCTGGGCGGCGTGGCCGTGGCCCTGGTCCACGACTCCGGCCCCACCGCGGGACGGCACCGGCGGCTGGCCCGGCGGTTCCCCACGGCCGAGGTGGTGGTGTTCGGCCACAGCCACGCCCCCCTGGTGGAGCGGGAGGGCGCCGGTCCCCTGCTGGTCAACCCCGGGTCACCGGTCCAGCGTCGCCGCCAGCCGGTGCACACCGTCGCCTGGCTCCACCTCGCCCCCGGGGCGGCGCGCGCCGAGGTGGTCGAGGTCGGCCCCCTGGCCCACGCCGGGGGCTGA
- a CDS encoding nitroreductase family protein, translated as MDLLEAMATTRAIRRYRPEPIPDADLGAILWHATRAPSGSNRQPFRFLVLRDGPAAQEARAILGEGFRAAWGSKARADGYGEGSGSRPDTPKARMAATMQHFVDHVEEVPAIVLACYGRHRAADPSEGASVYPACQNLLLAARGLGYGGVMTMWHAPVEDDLRRVLTLPDDVVVAATLCLGRPAGHHGPVRRRPVDELVFDDRWGEPAPYVEDPPGTRFTSAGPPPARR; from the coding sequence ATGGACCTCCTCGAGGCGATGGCCACCACCCGGGCGATCCGCCGCTACCGGCCCGAGCCCATCCCCGATGCCGACCTGGGCGCGATCCTGTGGCACGCGACCCGGGCCCCGTCGGGCTCGAACCGCCAGCCGTTCCGCTTCCTCGTGCTGCGCGACGGGCCCGCGGCGCAGGAGGCCCGAGCGATCCTGGGCGAGGGCTTCCGGGCCGCGTGGGGCAGCAAGGCCCGGGCCGACGGCTACGGCGAGGGGTCGGGCAGCCGGCCCGACACGCCCAAGGCGCGCATGGCCGCGACCATGCAGCACTTCGTCGACCACGTGGAGGAGGTCCCGGCCATCGTCCTGGCCTGCTACGGCCGCCACCGGGCGGCCGACCCCTCCGAGGGCGCGTCGGTCTACCCCGCCTGCCAGAACCTGCTGCTGGCGGCGCGCGGCCTCGGCTACGGCGGGGTGATGACCATGTGGCACGCCCCGGTGGAGGACGACCTGCGCCGGGTCCTGACCCTGCCCGACGACGTGGTGGTGGCCGCCACCCTCTGCCTGGGCCGCCCGGCCGGCCACCACGGACCGGTCCGCCGCCGGCCGGTGGACGAGCTGGTCTTCGACGACCGCTGGGGCGAGCCCGCGCCCTACGTGGAGGACCCGCCCGGCACCCGCTTCACCTCGGCCGGGCCGCCCCCCGCCCGCCGCTGA
- a CDS encoding SDR family NAD(P)-dependent oxidoreductase: MADRLAGRTVLVVGAGTRPSPEPDAPLGNGRAISVACAREGATVVCADLDGEAAEATAALVREAGGEAVVVEADVTDEDDVARMVAAAPGLTGVVVNAGIGRGGGLRRTSADDWDATLAVNLRGPFLVARAAVAAMVEAEQPGSLVLIGSLAGLQPGSRLPAYDASKAGLIGLCRHVALEGARRGIRANVVAPGLIDTPLGRAATAGRPSRGETPVPLGRQGDATEVAAAVVFLLSDEASYITGTTLPVDGGLALI, translated from the coding sequence GTGGCCGACCGCCTGGCTGGTCGCACCGTCCTGGTGGTGGGCGCCGGCACCCGTCCGTCGCCCGAGCCCGACGCCCCCCTCGGCAACGGCCGGGCGATCTCGGTCGCCTGCGCCCGCGAGGGGGCCACGGTCGTCTGTGCCGACCTCGACGGCGAGGCCGCCGAGGCCACCGCCGCCCTCGTCCGCGAGGCCGGGGGCGAGGCCGTGGTGGTGGAGGCCGACGTGACCGACGAGGACGACGTGGCCCGCATGGTGGCCGCCGCCCCCGGGCTCACCGGCGTGGTGGTGAACGCCGGCATCGGCCGGGGTGGGGGGCTGCGGCGCACCTCGGCGGACGACTGGGACGCCACCCTGGCCGTGAACCTCCGGGGCCCGTTCCTGGTGGCCCGGGCCGCCGTCGCGGCCATGGTCGAGGCCGAGCAGCCGGGGTCGCTCGTGCTCATCGGCTCCCTCGCCGGCCTCCAGCCCGGGAGCCGGCTTCCCGCCTACGACGCGTCGAAGGCGGGGCTCATCGGCCTGTGCCGCCACGTGGCCCTGGAGGGCGCCCGGCGGGGCATCCGGGCCAACGTCGTCGCGCCCGGCCTCATCGACACGCCCCTCGGCCGGGCCGCCACCGCCGGGCGCCCGTCCCGGGGAGAGACGCCCGTGCCCCTCGGCCGCCAGGGCGACGCCACCGAGGTGGCGGCCGCCGTCGTCTTCCTCCTCTCCGACGAGGCGTCCTACATCACCGGCACCACCCTCCCCGTCGACGGCGGCCTGGCCCTCATCTGA
- a CDS encoding UPF0182 family protein yields the protein MRPPSDMPRRSSGKRRLRLPSGRGRVVLIVALVLLFVLATSLRGIAGFYTDYLWFDSLDLSSVWRGVLGAKVSLVVIFTLVFFALMWVNLTLAERLSGRTVRFGGSSEDELVLRYRELVGRRSLLIRGATAGLLAIIAGSGTSSQWNNWILFTNHTDFGAEDATFGVDIGFYVFQLPFLRFVASWFFSALIVVLVATVVAHYLNGGIRMQASRDRVSSQVKAHVSVLLALLALVRAGQYLLDRYELVFSGRGPVDGATYTDVNVQERAILLLIMISVFATILFIVNIWRRGWVLPAMAVGLWALVAVLAGEAVPSFVQRFRVPPQEAALERPYIENNIEATRFALGLDQIDERPLEVNYDLTGEDLVENAETVNNIRLWDTAQLQRTFQRFQAVRDFYDVPDVDVDRYVIQDGPQEGSVQQVMVASRQIDDANLPSDTWEASRLVYTAGYGVIMAPANAKTSNGQPSLVERDIPIETDEGYPVVEQPDLYFGEDLEGYKIVDTTRGELRIEEGGQETTEANYDGADGVPLDSAWRQAAYALRFGEIEPLTSGSITADSKLLMRRDVRERVESLAPFLAFDHDPYPVVIDGRIVYVIDGYTTTDRYPNAQTVDAGRDIPEGSGLEGRSFNYARNSIKAVVDAYEGTVEMYVNEPDDPLIQAYQDAFPDLFTPVDEAPADLQFHFRYPEDLYRVQTSMWGRYHVSDPTEFLEGQNRWTVAPEPDTDVADTTTTTSPPATGAGAGEAPPVPEGQAGIDPTYQLLSEPGTADAEEQFVLVRPFTRADRPQLSAYMTATPEGELVSYNVGGEDSPQGPGGAADIMNQSDRVGQLRVIFGQSAEISFGNVLLVPIDGAIIYVRPVYVTSSNDAPLIKAVIVSYQDGQDSTQVEVQSTLADALEALFPGSPGTLEAEPDPEDDLDALDPGVAPGAGDSDPEPDDGDDPPEDDPATTQGLDATDAELLARLEEAFDAADAALADGDPVTHAERLQEAEEIARELIARTVDPDAADGEGGGTPTSTEPGGSGEPGAAGPTTTTEPPTTTTGPSA from the coding sequence ATGCGCCCCCCCTCGGACATGCCCCGCCGCTCGTCGGGCAAGCGCCGCCTCCGCCTGCCGTCGGGCCGCGGGCGCGTCGTGCTCATCGTCGCCCTCGTCCTCCTGTTCGTCCTCGCCACCTCGCTGCGGGGCATCGCCGGCTTCTACACCGACTACCTCTGGTTCGACTCGCTCGACCTGAGCAGCGTCTGGCGGGGCGTCCTCGGCGCCAAGGTGTCGCTCGTCGTCATCTTCACGCTCGTCTTCTTCGCCCTGATGTGGGTGAACCTCACCCTCGCCGAGCGCCTCAGCGGGCGGACCGTGCGCTTCGGCGGCTCCAGCGAGGACGAGCTCGTCCTCCGCTACCGCGAGCTGGTGGGCCGGCGGTCGCTGCTGATCCGCGGGGCCACCGCCGGCCTGCTGGCCATCATCGCCGGCAGCGGCACCTCGTCGCAGTGGAACAACTGGATCCTGTTCACCAACCACACCGACTTCGGCGCCGAGGACGCCACCTTCGGCGTCGACATCGGGTTCTACGTCTTCCAGCTCCCGTTCCTGCGCTTCGTGGCCAGCTGGTTCTTCTCCGCCCTCATCGTCGTGCTGGTGGCCACGGTGGTGGCCCACTACCTGAACGGCGGCATCCGGATGCAGGCCAGCCGCGACCGGGTCAGCTCCCAGGTCAAGGCGCACGTCTCGGTGCTGCTCGCCCTCCTCGCCCTGGTGCGCGCCGGGCAGTACCTGCTCGACCGCTACGAGCTGGTCTTCTCCGGCCGGGGCCCCGTCGACGGCGCCACCTACACCGACGTGAACGTGCAGGAGAGGGCGATCCTCCTGCTCATCATGATCAGCGTCTTCGCCACGATCCTGTTTATCGTCAACATCTGGCGGCGGGGCTGGGTGCTGCCGGCCATGGCGGTCGGGCTGTGGGCCCTGGTCGCGGTGCTCGCCGGCGAGGCCGTGCCCTCGTTCGTGCAGCGCTTCCGCGTCCCGCCCCAGGAGGCCGCCCTCGAGCGCCCGTACATCGAGAACAACATCGAGGCCACGCGCTTCGCCCTCGGCCTCGACCAGATCGACGAGCGCCCCCTCGAGGTGAACTACGACCTCACCGGCGAGGACCTGGTCGAGAACGCGGAGACGGTCAACAACATCCGGCTGTGGGACACGGCCCAGCTGCAGCGCACCTTCCAGCGCTTCCAGGCCGTGCGCGACTTCTACGACGTGCCCGACGTCGACGTCGACCGCTACGTGATCCAGGACGGACCCCAGGAGGGGTCGGTCCAGCAGGTGATGGTCGCCTCCCGCCAGATCGACGACGCCAACCTGCCCAGCGACACCTGGGAGGCGTCCCGCCTCGTCTACACCGCCGGCTACGGCGTGATCATGGCGCCGGCCAACGCCAAGACCAGCAACGGCCAGCCCTCCCTCGTCGAGCGGGACATCCCGATCGAGACCGACGAGGGCTACCCGGTGGTCGAGCAGCCCGACCTCTACTTCGGCGAGGACCTCGAGGGCTACAAGATCGTCGACACCACCAGGGGCGAGCTGCGCATCGAGGAGGGCGGGCAGGAGACCACCGAGGCGAACTACGACGGCGCCGACGGCGTGCCCCTCGACAGCGCGTGGCGCCAGGCCGCCTACGCCCTGCGGTTCGGCGAGATCGAGCCCCTGACCTCCGGCTCGATCACCGCGGACTCCAAGCTGCTGATGCGGCGCGACGTGCGCGAGCGGGTCGAGAGCCTGGCCCCCTTCCTCGCCTTCGACCACGACCCCTACCCCGTGGTCATCGACGGCCGGATCGTCTACGTCATCGACGGCTACACGACCACCGACCGCTACCCGAACGCCCAGACGGTCGACGCCGGGCGGGACATCCCCGAGGGCAGCGGCCTGGAGGGCCGGTCCTTCAACTACGCCCGGAACTCGATCAAGGCGGTGGTCGACGCCTACGAGGGCACCGTCGAGATGTACGTCAACGAGCCCGACGACCCGCTGATCCAGGCCTACCAGGACGCCTTCCCGGACCTCTTCACCCCGGTCGACGAGGCCCCCGCCGACCTCCAGTTCCACTTCCGGTACCCGGAGGACCTCTACCGGGTGCAGACCTCGATGTGGGGCCGCTACCACGTCAGCGACCCCACGGAGTTCCTGGAGGGCCAGAACCGCTGGACGGTCGCCCCCGAGCCCGACACCGACGTGGCCGACACCACGACCACCACGTCGCCGCCCGCCACGGGCGCCGGCGCGGGCGAGGCCCCGCCCGTCCCCGAGGGCCAGGCCGGCATCGACCCCACCTACCAGCTGCTGAGCGAGCCCGGGACGGCCGACGCCGAGGAGCAGTTCGTCCTCGTCCGCCCCTTCACGCGCGCCGATCGGCCGCAGCTGTCGGCCTACATGACGGCCACGCCCGAGGGTGAGCTGGTCAGCTACAACGTCGGCGGCGAGGACTCACCGCAGGGCCCCGGCGGCGCGGCCGACATCATGAACCAGAGCGACCGCGTCGGCCAGCTGCGCGTGATCTTCGGCCAGAGCGCGGAGATCAGCTTCGGCAACGTGCTGCTGGTCCCCATCGACGGCGCCATCATCTACGTGCGGCCCGTCTACGTGACCTCCAGCAACGATGCGCCGCTGATCAAGGCCGTCATCGTCTCCTACCAGGACGGCCAGGACAGCACGCAGGTCGAGGTCCAGTCGACGTTGGCCGACGCCCTCGAGGCCTTGTTCCCGGGCTCGCCCGGCACGCTCGAGGCCGAGCCCGACCCCGAGGACGACCTCGACGCGCTGGACCCGGGCGTGGCCCCGGGCGCCGGCGACTCCGACCCGGAGCCCGACGACGGCGACGACCCGCCCGAGGACGATCCCGCCACCACCCAGGGCCTCGACGCCACCGACGCCGAGCTGCTGGCCCGGCTGGAGGAGGCCTTCGACGCGGCCGACGCCGCCCTGGCCGACGGGGACCCGGTGACCCACGCCGAGCGGCTCCAGGAGGCCGAGGAGATCGCCCGGGAGCTCATCGCCCGGACCGTCGACCCCGATGCCGCGGACGGCGAGGGCGGTGGCACCCCCACGAGCACCGAGCCGGGCGGCTCCGGCGAGCCCGGCGCGGCGGGGCCGACCACCACCACCGAGCCGCCGACCACCACCACCGGCCCCTCGGCCTGA